One Lacunisphaera limnophila DNA window includes the following coding sequences:
- the accD gene encoding acetyl-CoA carboxylase, carboxyltransferase subunit beta, whose product MSHFSKPNLPKAKTGTAKNTKKKVNTEGLWTKCPLSGEIVFNKDLEANLMVVAKSGYHFPIGCRARIASMIDEGTFEEFDAGVKSADPLKFVDSAPYPDRIKRYEKDSGLPEAVICGSGKINGIAVSLAVMDFRFCGGAMGAAVGEKITRAIERALKKKTPCIIVSSSGGARMQEGIFSLMQMAKTSAALGRLAEARLPFVSILTYPTTGGVTASFATLGDVILAEPGALIGFAGARVIKETTKQTLPAGFQTAEFLLKHGLVDQIVSRLEMKDRLTSLLQALHTHKFKEHRVSTAAPFPAAATA is encoded by the coding sequence ATGTCGCATTTTTCCAAACCCAACCTGCCCAAGGCCAAGACGGGCACGGCCAAAAACACCAAGAAGAAGGTCAACACCGAGGGCCTGTGGACCAAGTGTCCGCTTTCCGGCGAGATTGTGTTCAACAAGGACCTTGAGGCCAACCTCATGGTCGTGGCCAAGAGCGGCTATCATTTCCCGATCGGCTGCCGCGCGCGGATCGCGAGCATGATCGATGAAGGGACCTTTGAGGAATTTGACGCCGGCGTGAAATCGGCCGACCCGCTGAAGTTCGTGGACTCCGCGCCCTATCCGGATCGCATCAAGCGCTACGAGAAGGACAGCGGCCTGCCCGAGGCGGTGATCTGCGGTTCCGGGAAGATCAACGGCATCGCCGTGTCGCTCGCGGTGATGGATTTCCGGTTCTGCGGCGGCGCGATGGGCGCGGCCGTGGGCGAGAAAATCACGCGGGCGATCGAGCGCGCGCTCAAGAAGAAGACCCCGTGCATCATTGTGAGCTCCTCCGGTGGCGCCCGCATGCAGGAGGGCATCTTCAGTCTCATGCAGATGGCCAAGACCAGCGCCGCGCTGGGCCGCCTGGCCGAGGCCCGGTTGCCGTTCGTTTCCATCCTGACCTACCCGACGACCGGCGGGGTGACCGCCAGTTTCGCCACCCTGGGTGACGTGATCCTCGCCGAGCCGGGTGCGTTGATCGGCTTCGCCGGCGCGCGCGTGATCAAGGAGACCACGAAGCAGACGCTGCCTGCGGGTTTCCAGACCGCCGAGTTCCTGCTCAAGCATGGCTTGGTGGACCAGATTGTGAGCCGCCTGGAGATGAAGGACCGGCTGACCAGCCTCCTGCAGGCCCTGCACACGCACAAGTTCAAGGAACACCGGGTGTCGACGGCGGCACCGTTCCCGGCGGCGGCGACGGCTTGA
- a CDS encoding ComF family protein has product MAKKIYRAGIDVLFPPSCVDCGGVVEAGWYRHLCGPCAARLHVVQPPFCPTCGHPFFGALEENRRCAHCETLAPRFGEGRTAILLQGSGRSLIHTLKYHAGLHVLGDITSAMRRASGYADYVRGAVLVPVPLHPRKHRERRYNQSRLLADCAVQAADGQAEVKELLRRITDTPTQTHFDREARRENLKNAFALAPGATLNPSLRYLLVDDVFTTGSTLNSCAAVLRRGGALRLDVVTFGHG; this is encoded by the coding sequence GTGGCTAAAAAAATCTACCGGGCCGGGATCGACGTGTTGTTTCCGCCGAGCTGCGTGGATTGCGGCGGGGTGGTGGAGGCGGGGTGGTACCGGCACCTGTGCGGACCCTGTGCGGCGCGGTTACATGTGGTGCAGCCCCCTTTTTGCCCGACCTGCGGGCATCCATTTTTCGGGGCGTTGGAGGAGAACCGGCGCTGCGCGCATTGCGAAACCCTGGCCCCGCGTTTTGGCGAAGGGCGCACGGCGATTCTGCTGCAGGGCTCCGGCCGGTCGCTGATTCACACCCTCAAGTATCATGCGGGACTCCATGTATTGGGGGATATCACGAGCGCGATGCGGCGGGCTTCGGGCTATGCGGACTATGTGCGTGGGGCGGTGCTGGTACCGGTGCCGCTGCACCCCCGGAAACACCGGGAACGCCGCTACAATCAGAGTCGTTTGCTGGCCGATTGTGCGGTGCAAGCTGCAGATGGACAGGCGGAAGTGAAGGAACTGCTCCGGCGGATAACGGACACCCCGACCCAGACCCATTTTGACCGGGAGGCCCGTCGGGAGAACCTGAAAAATGCCTTTGCTTTGGCCCCCGGGGCCACGCTTAATCCGTCGCTTCGTTACCTTTTGGTCGATGATGTTTTTACAACGGGCTCCACTCTCAATTCCTGCGCTGCCGTGCTTCGTCGCGGCGGGGCGCTGAGGCTCGACGTCGTCACCTTCGGTCACGGCTGA
- a CDS encoding MdtA/MuxA family multidrug efflux RND transporter periplasmic adaptor subunit, with product MKRSQRFLRLALNLMSALTAPSRKRWFIYALVALLFVAGAWYFSLKKKPEGNRWGPNPAWAGTGKSPAMPVRVVKAERRDLAVHLKAIGSVTPLNTVTVQSRVDGELMRLHFAEGQWVEKGQLLAEIDPETYRIRLAQAEGQLRQNQAQVQTARADLERFQLLYEKQLVTSQQMEAQQALVREREGALASDQAAADNARLQLAYTRIEAPIAGRLGLRRVDQGNLIRANTTTGLVTITQTRPIAVMSTVPEVDLPKVLEPLRAGEQLAVEAWDRGEQKLLARGTLTNVDNQIDLATGTLKIKAEFPNEDESLFPNQFVNIRLKVRTLTDAVVIPSAAVQFGSRGTYVFVINEKNQATVRDIVLGAAEGLEQAVTSGLAPGDAVVLEGIDRLREGRDVVVVTDTPAANPAPAPVVRKKK from the coding sequence ATGAAACGTTCGCAGCGGTTTTTACGTCTCGCCCTCAACCTCATGTCCGCCCTCACCGCTCCCTCCCGCAAACGTTGGTTCATTTATGCACTAGTCGCTTTGCTCTTTGTGGCGGGCGCCTGGTATTTCAGCCTCAAAAAGAAGCCAGAGGGCAACCGCTGGGGACCCAATCCGGCCTGGGCCGGCACCGGCAAGTCCCCCGCCATGCCGGTGCGGGTGGTCAAAGCCGAGCGGCGGGATCTGGCCGTGCACCTCAAGGCCATCGGTTCGGTGACGCCGCTCAACACCGTGACGGTGCAAAGCCGGGTGGATGGTGAATTGATGCGGTTGCACTTTGCCGAGGGACAGTGGGTGGAAAAAGGCCAATTGTTGGCGGAGATCGACCCTGAGACCTACCGGATCCGGCTGGCGCAGGCCGAAGGCCAGCTCCGCCAGAACCAGGCGCAGGTGCAGACGGCCCGCGCCGATCTGGAACGTTTCCAGCTGCTTTATGAAAAGCAGCTCGTGACCAGCCAGCAGATGGAGGCCCAGCAGGCGCTCGTGCGCGAGCGGGAAGGGGCGCTGGCTTCCGACCAAGCGGCCGCGGACAATGCGCGACTCCAGCTCGCCTACACCCGGATCGAGGCGCCCATCGCCGGTCGCCTTGGCTTGCGGCGCGTGGATCAGGGGAACCTCATCCGCGCCAACACCACCACCGGGCTGGTGACGATCACGCAAACCCGACCCATCGCGGTGATGTCTACCGTGCCCGAGGTCGACCTGCCGAAAGTCCTCGAGCCGTTGCGGGCGGGCGAGCAGCTGGCCGTCGAGGCCTGGGACCGGGGCGAACAAAAACTGCTGGCCCGCGGCACCCTCACCAACGTGGACAACCAGATCGACCTCGCCACCGGCACACTGAAGATCAAGGCCGAGTTCCCGAACGAGGATGAAAGCCTGTTCCCGAACCAGTTCGTCAACATCCGCCTCAAGGTGCGCACGCTCACCGACGCGGTGGTGATTCCGTCCGCGGCCGTGCAGTTTGGCTCCCGCGGTACGTATGTTTTTGTCATCAATGAGAAGAACCAGGCCACCGTGCGGGACATTGTGCTGGGTGCGGCCGAAGGCCTGGAGCAGGCGGTCACCAGCGGCCTGGCCCCGGGGGACGCGGTCGTGCTGGAGGGCATCGACCGCCTCCGGGAAGGCCGCGATGTCGTGGTGGTGACCGACACCCCGGCGGCAAATCCAGCGCCGGCCCCGGTGGTCCGGAAGAAAAAATGA
- a CDS encoding bifunctional folylpolyglutamate synthase/dihydrofolate synthase has product MADQLSDYAAVKDYLYGLKAGGVKFGIDRMQRLAAALGHPERSYPVIHVAGTNGKGSVSAMLEAIFRAAGWRTGLYTSPHLVRLGERVQVDRQPLTEAEIVAYTRELRPVAERAAAEAADEHATFFEFMTAMAFLQFQRERADVAVIEVGLGGRLDATNVVRPEIAVITSIGLDHCAELGGTLAQIAREKGGIIKPGRPVVIGRMPAEAEQVLREIATERGAPVHSVRDVFGEAQGNYPVTNLEGDCQRWNAATATLAARLFIERWSAATEPGANPSGLSSVDLAKAKGRIPPTADDITRGLARVDWPGRWQRLSVGGRALILDASHNPEGAVELDKNLTRLVAETGRKPVVVAGALGEFRAKALLEVVLRHAAAVWIVTPHQNRATPFEDMLGLVPPELRSRVRRGELAEIFPNPQNCTVGQPGDTVVVTGSIYLLGEVLERLAPAVACESRLQDF; this is encoded by the coding sequence ATGGCTGACCAACTCTCCGACTACGCCGCGGTGAAGGATTACCTCTACGGCCTGAAGGCCGGCGGGGTGAAATTTGGCATCGACCGGATGCAGCGGCTGGCGGCGGCGCTGGGGCATCCGGAGCGCAGTTACCCGGTGATCCATGTCGCCGGGACCAACGGGAAGGGTTCGGTTTCGGCCATGCTCGAGGCGATCTTCCGCGCGGCTGGTTGGCGCACCGGGCTCTACACCTCCCCGCATCTGGTGCGGCTGGGCGAGCGCGTGCAGGTGGACCGTCAGCCGCTGACCGAGGCCGAGATCGTGGCTTACACGCGGGAACTCCGGCCGGTGGCGGAGCGAGCCGCGGCCGAGGCGGCGGATGAGCATGCCACGTTTTTCGAATTCATGACCGCGATGGCGTTCCTGCAATTCCAGCGGGAGCGCGCCGACGTGGCCGTCATCGAGGTCGGCCTTGGCGGGCGGCTCGATGCGACGAACGTGGTGCGACCGGAGATCGCCGTGATCACCTCAATCGGGCTGGATCACTGTGCGGAATTGGGCGGCACGTTGGCGCAGATCGCGCGGGAAAAGGGCGGCATCATCAAACCGGGGCGCCCGGTCGTCATCGGCCGCATGCCAGCCGAGGCGGAGCAGGTGCTGCGCGAGATCGCGACGGAACGGGGGGCGCCCGTGCACTCGGTGCGCGACGTGTTTGGCGAGGCGCAGGGAAACTATCCGGTCACCAATTTGGAGGGGGACTGCCAGCGCTGGAACGCGGCCACGGCGACGCTGGCGGCGCGACTCTTCATTGAACGGTGGAGCGCGGCCACGGAACCCGGGGCCAACCCGTCAGGCCTGTCCTCCGTAGACTTGGCGAAAGCGAAAGGCCGGATTCCCCCCACGGCGGACGACATCACGCGCGGCCTCGCGCGGGTGGATTGGCCCGGCCGCTGGCAGCGGTTGAGCGTCGGGGGGCGGGCCTTGATCCTCGACGCCTCGCACAATCCCGAGGGGGCGGTAGAGTTGGACAAGAATCTCACCCGCCTCGTCGCCGAGACGGGACGTAAACCGGTCGTCGTGGCCGGGGCACTCGGGGAGTTCCGGGCGAAGGCCTTGCTCGAGGTGGTGCTACGGCATGCGGCCGCCGTGTGGATTGTCACGCCCCATCAGAACCGGGCCACGCCATTCGAGGACATGCTGGGCCTGGTCCCCCCGGAATTGCGGTCCCGGGTGCGACGCGGCGAGCTCGCGGAGATTTTTCCCAATCCGCAGAACTGCACGGTGGGCCAACCGGGGGACACGGTCGTGGTGACCGGCTCGATTTACCTGCTCGGTGAGGTGTTGGAGCGGTTGGCCCCGGCGGTGGCGTGCGAGTCCCGGCTGCAGGATTTTTGA
- a CDS encoding multidrug efflux RND transporter permease subunit: protein MSLSRPFILRPVATSLLMVALLQTGIMAYRLLPVAALPQVDFPTIQVFTFHPGASSAVTASSITAPLERRFGQIPGLNQMSSSSSGGASVITLQFSLDLDMGVAEQEVQAAINAADNLLPNDLPAPPIYRKVNPADTPIVTLAVTSATLPLPEVHDLVDTRIAQKLAQLPGVGMVSLAGGQRPAVRVQINPGELAARGLNFSDVRAAITAASVNQPKGSFDGPVRSILMDANDQLRSVEEYRNLIIAWRDGAPLRLGEVARIENAAEDRRLAAWADEQPAVLINVQRQPGANVIEVVDRVRALLPQLEASLPAAAELAVLTDRTESIRASVRSVQHELIFAIVLVVLVTFVFLRNVAATIIPSIAVPLSLIGTFGVMYLAGYSLNILTLMALTIATGFVVDDAIVMLENIARYREEGASPMEAALKGASQIGFTLISLTVSLIAVLIPLLFMGGVVGRLFHEFAITLAVSILISLVVSLTLTPMMCARMLPTPKPGEHAGHGLLDRVIARYGVMLNQVLDNQRPAMLVMLGTLALTALLYVVVPKGFFPLQDTGAIQAVTEAPQSISFAAMAERQQALAAKILADPAVRGLSSFIGVDGTNSTLNSGRMLINLKPHGERDVTAMELVDRLRESALEVDGIRLFLQPVQELTIEDRVSRTQFQFTLTSPDETLLHEWTPRMVAHLQELPELADVASDLQNRGLQAFVEIDRDAASRLGVSVASIDDALYSAFGQRQISTLFTQSSQYRVILEMDPRLATGPQALEGIYVNSRGNGQVPLATVARISERNTTLLVNQIGQFPAVTISFNLGAGSSLGAAVKAIERAEQEMELPVAIELRFQGAAHAFRDSLSSTLFLILAAVITMYLVLGVLYESAIHPITILSTLPSAAVGALLALWISGRPLDMIAIIGIILLIGLVKKNGIMMIDFALEAERKQGMSPRAAIHQAAMLRFRPILMTTLAALFGALPLMLSTGSGAELRQPLGLVMVGGLLVSQVLTLFTTPVVYLFFDRLARRAKGKATEETLPVNAEPTQLRS, encoded by the coding sequence ATGAGTCTCTCCCGGCCGTTCATCCTTCGCCCGGTCGCCACCAGCCTCCTGATGGTGGCGTTGCTGCAGACAGGCATCATGGCTTACCGCCTGTTGCCGGTGGCCGCGCTCCCGCAGGTGGATTTCCCCACGATCCAGGTGTTCACGTTTCACCCGGGGGCGAGCTCGGCGGTGACCGCCAGCTCGATCACGGCGCCGTTGGAGCGGCGGTTCGGCCAGATCCCGGGCCTGAACCAGATGTCGTCCTCCAGCTCGGGCGGGGCCTCGGTGATCACGCTGCAGTTCTCCCTGGATCTGGACATGGGTGTGGCGGAGCAGGAGGTGCAGGCGGCGATCAACGCCGCGGACAACCTGCTGCCTAACGACCTCCCGGCGCCACCGATCTACCGCAAGGTCAACCCGGCCGACACGCCCATTGTCACGCTGGCCGTGACGTCCGCCACCCTGCCGCTGCCCGAGGTGCACGACCTCGTCGACACCCGTATCGCGCAGAAGCTGGCCCAGCTGCCCGGGGTCGGCATGGTGAGCCTTGCCGGCGGGCAGCGTCCGGCCGTGCGCGTGCAGATCAATCCCGGCGAACTCGCCGCCCGCGGCCTGAACTTTTCCGACGTCCGTGCCGCCATCACCGCGGCCAGCGTCAACCAACCCAAGGGCAGTTTTGACGGCCCGGTCCGTTCCATCCTGATGGACGCGAACGACCAACTCCGCTCGGTCGAGGAATACCGCAATCTGATCATCGCCTGGCGCGACGGGGCCCCGCTGCGTCTGGGTGAGGTGGCGCGGATCGAGAACGCCGCCGAGGACCGGCGCCTGGCGGCCTGGGCCGATGAGCAGCCCGCCGTGTTGATCAACGTCCAGCGCCAGCCCGGCGCCAACGTGATCGAGGTCGTGGACCGCGTGCGGGCCCTGCTGCCGCAACTTGAGGCCAGCCTGCCGGCAGCAGCCGAGCTGGCCGTGCTGACGGACCGCACGGAGAGCATCCGGGCCTCGGTCAGGTCGGTGCAGCACGAGCTGATTTTCGCCATCGTGCTCGTGGTGCTGGTGACCTTCGTGTTCCTGCGCAACGTCGCGGCGACGATCATCCCGAGCATCGCGGTGCCGCTATCGCTGATCGGCACCTTTGGCGTGATGTACCTGGCCGGGTACTCCCTGAACATCCTCACGCTGATGGCGCTGACCATCGCGACGGGCTTTGTCGTGGATGACGCCATCGTCATGCTGGAAAACATCGCCCGGTACCGGGAGGAAGGGGCGTCGCCGATGGAGGCGGCCCTGAAAGGAGCCTCCCAGATCGGATTCACGCTGATCTCGCTGACGGTTTCACTTATCGCGGTGCTGATCCCGCTGCTGTTCATGGGCGGGGTGGTGGGCCGGCTGTTCCATGAATTTGCCATCACGCTGGCCGTCTCGATTCTCATTTCCCTGGTCGTCTCGCTCACGCTGACCCCGATGATGTGTGCGCGCATGCTGCCGACGCCGAAACCCGGGGAGCACGCGGGCCATGGATTGCTGGACCGGGTGATCGCCCGCTACGGGGTGATGCTCAATCAGGTGCTGGACAACCAGCGTCCGGCGATGCTGGTCATGCTCGGGACGCTGGCCCTGACTGCGCTGCTTTACGTGGTGGTGCCGAAGGGGTTTTTCCCGCTGCAGGACACCGGGGCGATCCAGGCCGTGACCGAGGCCCCGCAATCGATCTCCTTCGCCGCCATGGCCGAGCGGCAGCAGGCGCTCGCGGCCAAGATCCTCGCGGATCCCGCGGTGCGCGGGCTGTCCTCGTTCATCGGCGTGGACGGCACGAATTCCACGCTCAACAGCGGCCGCATGCTCATCAACCTTAAGCCGCACGGCGAGCGCGACGTCACCGCGATGGAACTGGTGGACCGCCTGCGGGAGTCCGCCCTGGAGGTGGACGGCATCCGGCTCTTCCTGCAGCCGGTGCAGGAGCTGACGATCGAGGACCGGGTCAGTCGCACGCAGTTTCAGTTTACCCTGACCAGCCCCGATGAGACGCTGCTACACGAGTGGACGCCGCGGATGGTAGCGCATCTGCAGGAGCTGCCCGAGTTGGCGGACGTGGCGAGCGACCTGCAGAACCGCGGCTTGCAGGCCTTCGTGGAGATCGACCGTGACGCGGCCAGCCGGCTGGGGGTCAGCGTGGCGAGCATTGATGATGCGCTCTACAGCGCGTTCGGGCAGCGACAGATTTCCACGCTGTTCACGCAGTCGAGCCAGTACCGCGTGATCCTGGAAATGGATCCGCGCCTCGCCACCGGCCCGCAGGCGCTCGAGGGGATCTACGTGAACAGCCGGGGCAACGGACAGGTGCCGCTGGCCACGGTGGCGCGCATTTCCGAGCGGAACACGACACTGCTCGTGAACCAGATCGGCCAGTTTCCGGCGGTGACCATCTCGTTCAATCTCGGCGCCGGGTCCTCGCTCGGCGCGGCGGTCAAGGCCATCGAGCGGGCGGAACAGGAGATGGAGCTGCCCGTCGCGATCGAGTTGCGGTTTCAGGGCGCGGCGCATGCGTTCCGCGACTCCCTTTCGAGCACGCTTTTTCTCATCCTGGCGGCGGTGATCACCATGTACCTGGTGCTCGGCGTGCTCTACGAGAGCGCCATCCACCCCATCACAATCCTGTCGACCCTGCCGTCGGCGGCAGTCGGCGCGCTGCTGGCGCTTTGGATCAGCGGCCGGCCCCTGGATATGATCGCGATCATCGGCATCATCCTGCTGATCGGCCTGGTCAAGAAGAACGGCATCATGATGATCGACTTCGCGCTCGAGGCGGAACGCAAGCAGGGGATGTCGCCGCGGGCTGCGATCCACCAGGCGGCCATGCTGCGCTTCCGGCCCATTCTGATGACGACTCTCGCGGCCCTCTTCGGGGCGTTGCCGCTGATGTTGTCCACGGGTTCCGGCGCCGAGCTGCGTCAGCCCCTTGGCCTCGTGATGGTCGGCGGCCTGCTGGTGAGCCAGGTGCTTACCTTGTTCACGACGCCGGTGGTGTATCTCTTCTTTGACCGGCTGGCGCGACGGGCGAAGGGCAAGGCCACCGAGGAAACCCTGCCGGTTAACGCCGAACCCACGCAGTTACGGTCATGA
- a CDS encoding DUF4097 family beta strand repeat-containing protein, with product MNTHLFRPAGLVLALSLLATVVSAKVTEKFTQTYPLDANGSIHLENVNGSVEIIAWDKNEVALEAEKTARDQEGLDRMHLKIESSPRRLSIRTEHEKKWKFWETMNAQVHYKLMVPAGATLDRIEVVNAGIRVTGVKGSVRLEAVNGSVEADGLSGPGHFETVNGTVRVSYAAMPTGGGIALETVNGTCKLMLPADAAFDLDTDTVNGRVTCDFPITLESSGKRELRGAVNGGGVRVTLDSVNGGLSVNRGK from the coding sequence ATGAACACGCACTTATTCCGCCCGGCCGGCTTGGTTCTGGCCCTTTCCCTCCTCGCCACCGTCGTCTCCGCCAAGGTCACCGAAAAATTCACCCAGACCTACCCGCTCGACGCCAACGGCTCCATCCACCTCGAAAACGTCAACGGCTCGGTCGAGATCATCGCCTGGGACAAAAATGAGGTCGCCCTCGAGGCCGAAAAGACCGCCCGCGACCAGGAAGGCCTCGACCGCATGCATCTTAAGATCGAATCCTCCCCCCGCCGCCTGAGCATCCGGACCGAGCATGAGAAGAAATGGAAATTCTGGGAAACGATGAACGCCCAGGTCCACTACAAGCTCATGGTCCCGGCCGGCGCCACCCTCGACCGCATCGAGGTGGTCAACGCCGGCATCCGGGTGACCGGTGTTAAGGGCTCCGTCCGCCTTGAGGCCGTGAACGGCAGCGTCGAGGCCGACGGCCTCAGCGGCCCCGGTCATTTTGAAACCGTCAATGGCACCGTCCGCGTCAGCTACGCCGCCATGCCCACCGGCGGCGGCATCGCCCTCGAGACCGTCAACGGCACCTGCAAGCTCATGCTCCCCGCAGACGCCGCCTTCGACCTCGACACCGACACGGTCAACGGCCGCGTCACCTGCGATTTCCCGATCACCCTCGAAAGCTCCGGCAAACGCGAGCTGCGCGGCGCCGTCAATGGCGGCGGCGTGCGCGTGACCCTCGACTCCGTCAACGGCGGCCTGAGCGTCAACCGCGGCAAGTAA